A region from the Drosophila takahashii strain IR98-3 E-12201 chromosome 2L, DtakHiC1v2, whole genome shotgun sequence genome encodes:
- the LOC108067651 gene encoding regulation of nuclear pre-mRNA domain-containing protein 2 isoform X1 — translation MTETFDEELFETRLEALKDTQEGIQQMSNWCLQHRSNHKKIIQCWLNVFKRVRVDHRLVLFYLANDVIQYSKRKRYEFVECWATALQRATTMVRDERVKDKILRIFKIWEQREIYNEEYLSDLSGLLNIAPPKKSQVDVSDEFQNATLIAQVRECVELAETTDKSMQKLPKPPTFEIEVIKQQLKDKSHSGDIEKEVERCVAFINAYNKNLQNEIKSRKAVLASIEAAKKFYEHQGKEVKVVASAYKSFGTRIKIVKRKLDETIPNLASPIPSPDVNAPSPERDADLQLPDENNLPINLFGGGLNGFTSYLDGGKLPFDINDFKRDSKDRGSAIEVIGSRSDDEAYVPSANFYKPEAISSSDSSSIPGLGGSAEYTPNPPLFGSSSQEQYVPPPPSHLYGGNGNGGGSGGQDNQYTPAPMPPPPLPPSLGPSGGSADDFNSTWNMSMSWTPLDSSLNSSGASSSSYANQSTPHSPPHFDRKGNSAAAPIEYNEHLHTNSAALGAEDVDHRTLQLPPAFDFGAKLGLSKDKSRQLVDIDHRNLISLTGSPGGAEKVKQIFIYILFIAYNIIFLQDFAGGDVDYRIVPNPSDEGIMAPPGNNYAKNKTSSPLKSNASSSSESDRVDGAARYDPADMVIDMDMSDDDIDDTLREPKEDNGEADPEANGALTPSRPVLLETPAEFINPWETNNSFMGPPLPDDEDQQQQQQHEQQQQELQQHHQQHQHQQQQPPWNQMNPMQMGGGGAPPPPRPPYGPPFPPFQRFPGPPMNGPDGMQRGRGRGRGWNGPGPGPFRPPYQRMPGPGFDGPGPGPRPFFPRGGGPGGPMRGRGRMRGKAWMM, via the exons ATGACGGAAACCTTCGACGAGGAGCTGTTCGAGACGCGACTGGAGGCGCTAAAGGACACGCAGGAGGGTATCCAGCAGATGTCCAACTGGTGCCTGCAGCACCGCTCGAACCACAAGAAGATCATCCAGTGCTGGCTGAACGTCTTCAAAAGGG TTCGCGTGGACCATCGCCTGGTGCTCTTCTACCTGGCCAACGATGTCATCCAGTACAGCAAGCGCAAGCGCTACGAGTTCGTAGAGTGCTGGGCCACAGCCCTTCAAAGAGCCACCACCATGGTGCG CGACGAGCGCGTCAAAGACAAAATCCTGCGAATCTTCAAGATCTGGGAGCAGCGTGAGATTTACAACGAGGAGTACCTTAGCGACTTGAGCGGCCTGCTCAACATAGCGCCGCCCAAAAAGTCCCAGGTCGATGTGAGTGACGAGTTCCAGAACGCCACTCTGATAGCCCAGGTGAGGGAGTGCGTCGAACTGGCCGAGACCACCGACAAGAGCATGCAGAAGCTGCCCAAGCCGCCAACCTTCGAGATCGAGGTGATCAAGCAGCAGCTGAAGGACAAAAGCCACTCCGGGGACATCGAGAAGGAGGTGGAGCGGTGTGTGGCCTTCATCAATGCCTACAACAAGAACCTCCAGAACGAGATTAAGAGTCGGAAGGCGGTTTTGGCCAGTATTGAGGCGGCAAAAAAGTTCTACGAACACCAGGGCAAAGAAGTCAAGGTGGTGGCCAGT GCCTATAAAAGTTTTGGCACGCGCATTAAAATAGTGAAAAGAAAGCTGGACGAGACCATACCCAACCTGGCTAGCCCCATACCCTCGCCGGACGTAAATGCGCCCTCGCCCGAGCGCGATGCAGATCTCCAGTTGCCCGATGAAAATAATTTGCCCATA AACCTTTTCGGTGGCGGTCTTAATGGCTTCACAAGTTATCTGGATGGTGGCAAGCTGCCCTTTGACATCAACGACTTCAAGCGGGACTCGAAGGATCGGGGAAGTGCCATCGAAGTGATCGGTTCGCGATCGGATGACGAAGCCTATGTGCCGAGTGCCAATTTCTACAAGCCCGAGGCCATTTCCAGTTCCGACAGCAGCTCCATACCGGGCCTCGGTGGCTCCGCTGAATATACTCCCAATCCGCCCTTGTTTGGCTCGAGCAGCCAAGAGCAATATGTCCCGCCGCCGCCCTCACATCTTTACGGTGGCAACGGAAACGGCGGCGGCAGTGGCGGGCAGGACAACCAGTATACGCCTGCGCCGATGCCGCCGCCACCGCTGCCACCCTCTCTTGGACCCTCCGGTGGATCAGCGGATGATTTCAACAGCACCTGGAATATGAGCATGTCCTGGACGCCGCTGGACTCTAGCTTAAATAGCAGCGGAGCAAGCTCCTCCTCGTATGCGAACCAATCCACTCCCCACTCGCCGCCGCACTTTGACAGGAAAGGCAACTCCGCGGCCGCCCCCATCGAATATAACGAGCATTTGCATACCAATTCCGCAGCGCTGGGCGCCGAGGATGTGGACCATCGCACCCTGCAGCTGCCGCCGGCCTTCGATTTCGGTGCAAAGCTTGGTTTGAGCAAGGACAAGTCCAGGCAGCTAGTGGACATTGATCACAGGAATTTAATATCGCTTACTGGTTCTCCGGGCGGAGCAGAAAAggtaaaacaaatatttatttatattttatttattgcttaTAATATAATCTTTTTGCAGGACTTTGCTGGCGGCGATGTTGACTACCGCATTGTCCCAAATCCCAGTGATGAAGGCATCATGGCTCCCCCTGGGAATAACTATGCCAAAAACAAGACCAGCTCACCGCTTAAATCCAATGCCA GCTCCTCATCTGAATCGGATCGTGTGGATGGCGCTGCACGCTATGATCCTGCTGACATGGTAATCGATATGGACATGTCGGATGATGACATCGATGACACTTTAAGAG AACCCAAGGAAGATAATGGGGAAGCTGATCCCGAGGCCAATGGCGCCCTGACGCCTTCGCGACCGGTTTTGCTGGAAACTCCGGCTGAGTTTATTAATCCTTGGGAGACGAACAATAGTTTTATGGGACCACCATTGCCCGATGACGaggatcagcagcagcagcagcaacatgaacagcagcaacaagagctgcagcaacatcatcagcagcaccagcatcaacagcagcagccgcctTGGAACCAAATGAATCCCATGCAAATGGGAGGAGGGGGGGCACCGCCACCCCCGCGACCTCCATATGGACCACCCTTCCCGCCCTTTCAGCGTTTCCCTGGTCCACCGATGAACGGTCCCGATGGCATGCAGCGCGGGCGTGGCAGAGGACGGGGCTGGAACGGTCCCGGACCGGGACCTTTTAGACCGCCTTATCAACGGATGCCTGGTCCAGGATTCGATGGACCTGGCCCAGGACCGCGGCCATTCTTTCCAAGGGGAGGAGGACCCGGCGGTCCGATGCGTGGACGCGGGCGCATGCGTGGTAAAGCTTGGATGATGTAA
- the LOC108067651 gene encoding regulation of nuclear pre-mRNA domain-containing protein 2 isoform X2 — protein sequence MTETFDEELFETRLEALKDTQEGIQQMSNWCLQHRSNHKKIIQCWLNVFKRVRVDHRLVLFYLANDVIQYSKRKRYEFVECWATALQRATTMVRDERVKDKILRIFKIWEQREIYNEEYLSDLSGLLNIAPPKKSQVDVSDEFQNATLIAQVRECVELAETTDKSMQKLPKPPTFEIEVIKQQLKDKSHSGDIEKEVERCVAFINAYNKNLQNEIKSRKAVLASIEAAKKFYEHQGKEVKVVASAYKSFGTRIKIVKRKLDETIPNLASPIPSPDVNAPSPERDADLQLPDENNLPIQNLFGGGLNGFTSYLDGGKLPFDINDFKRDSKDRGSAIEVIGSRSDDEAYVPSANFYKPEAISSSDSSSIPGLGGSAEYTPNPPLFGSSSQEQYVPPPPSHLYGGNGNGGGSGGQDNQYTPAPMPPPPLPPSLGPSGGSADDFNSTWNMSMSWTPLDSSLNSSGASSSSYANQSTPHSPPHFDRKGNSAAAPIEYNEHLHTNSAALGAEDVDHRTLQLPPAFDFGAKLGLSKDKSRQLVDIDHRNLISLTGSPGGAEKDFAGGDVDYRIVPNPSDEGIMAPPGNNYAKNKTSSPLKSNASSSSESDRVDGAARYDPADMVIDMDMSDDDIDDTLREPKEDNGEADPEANGALTPSRPVLLETPAEFINPWETNNSFMGPPLPDDEDQQQQQQHEQQQQELQQHHQQHQHQQQQPPWNQMNPMQMGGGGAPPPPRPPYGPPFPPFQRFPGPPMNGPDGMQRGRGRGRGWNGPGPGPFRPPYQRMPGPGFDGPGPGPRPFFPRGGGPGGPMRGRGRMRGKAWMM from the exons ATGACGGAAACCTTCGACGAGGAGCTGTTCGAGACGCGACTGGAGGCGCTAAAGGACACGCAGGAGGGTATCCAGCAGATGTCCAACTGGTGCCTGCAGCACCGCTCGAACCACAAGAAGATCATCCAGTGCTGGCTGAACGTCTTCAAAAGGG TTCGCGTGGACCATCGCCTGGTGCTCTTCTACCTGGCCAACGATGTCATCCAGTACAGCAAGCGCAAGCGCTACGAGTTCGTAGAGTGCTGGGCCACAGCCCTTCAAAGAGCCACCACCATGGTGCG CGACGAGCGCGTCAAAGACAAAATCCTGCGAATCTTCAAGATCTGGGAGCAGCGTGAGATTTACAACGAGGAGTACCTTAGCGACTTGAGCGGCCTGCTCAACATAGCGCCGCCCAAAAAGTCCCAGGTCGATGTGAGTGACGAGTTCCAGAACGCCACTCTGATAGCCCAGGTGAGGGAGTGCGTCGAACTGGCCGAGACCACCGACAAGAGCATGCAGAAGCTGCCCAAGCCGCCAACCTTCGAGATCGAGGTGATCAAGCAGCAGCTGAAGGACAAAAGCCACTCCGGGGACATCGAGAAGGAGGTGGAGCGGTGTGTGGCCTTCATCAATGCCTACAACAAGAACCTCCAGAACGAGATTAAGAGTCGGAAGGCGGTTTTGGCCAGTATTGAGGCGGCAAAAAAGTTCTACGAACACCAGGGCAAAGAAGTCAAGGTGGTGGCCAGT GCCTATAAAAGTTTTGGCACGCGCATTAAAATAGTGAAAAGAAAGCTGGACGAGACCATACCCAACCTGGCTAGCCCCATACCCTCGCCGGACGTAAATGCGCCCTCGCCCGAGCGCGATGCAGATCTCCAGTTGCCCGATGAAAATAATTTGCCCATA CAGAACCTTTTCGGTGGCGGTCTTAATGGCTTCACAAGTTATCTGGATGGTGGCAAGCTGCCCTTTGACATCAACGACTTCAAGCGGGACTCGAAGGATCGGGGAAGTGCCATCGAAGTGATCGGTTCGCGATCGGATGACGAAGCCTATGTGCCGAGTGCCAATTTCTACAAGCCCGAGGCCATTTCCAGTTCCGACAGCAGCTCCATACCGGGCCTCGGTGGCTCCGCTGAATATACTCCCAATCCGCCCTTGTTTGGCTCGAGCAGCCAAGAGCAATATGTCCCGCCGCCGCCCTCACATCTTTACGGTGGCAACGGAAACGGCGGCGGCAGTGGCGGGCAGGACAACCAGTATACGCCTGCGCCGATGCCGCCGCCACCGCTGCCACCCTCTCTTGGACCCTCCGGTGGATCAGCGGATGATTTCAACAGCACCTGGAATATGAGCATGTCCTGGACGCCGCTGGACTCTAGCTTAAATAGCAGCGGAGCAAGCTCCTCCTCGTATGCGAACCAATCCACTCCCCACTCGCCGCCGCACTTTGACAGGAAAGGCAACTCCGCGGCCGCCCCCATCGAATATAACGAGCATTTGCATACCAATTCCGCAGCGCTGGGCGCCGAGGATGTGGACCATCGCACCCTGCAGCTGCCGCCGGCCTTCGATTTCGGTGCAAAGCTTGGTTTGAGCAAGGACAAGTCCAGGCAGCTAGTGGACATTGATCACAGGAATTTAATATCGCTTACTGGTTCTCCGGGCGGAGCAGAAAAg GACTTTGCTGGCGGCGATGTTGACTACCGCATTGTCCCAAATCCCAGTGATGAAGGCATCATGGCTCCCCCTGGGAATAACTATGCCAAAAACAAGACCAGCTCACCGCTTAAATCCAATGCCA GCTCCTCATCTGAATCGGATCGTGTGGATGGCGCTGCACGCTATGATCCTGCTGACATGGTAATCGATATGGACATGTCGGATGATGACATCGATGACACTTTAAGAG AACCCAAGGAAGATAATGGGGAAGCTGATCCCGAGGCCAATGGCGCCCTGACGCCTTCGCGACCGGTTTTGCTGGAAACTCCGGCTGAGTTTATTAATCCTTGGGAGACGAACAATAGTTTTATGGGACCACCATTGCCCGATGACGaggatcagcagcagcagcagcaacatgaacagcagcaacaagagctgcagcaacatcatcagcagcaccagcatcaacagcagcagccgcctTGGAACCAAATGAATCCCATGCAAATGGGAGGAGGGGGGGCACCGCCACCCCCGCGACCTCCATATGGACCACCCTTCCCGCCCTTTCAGCGTTTCCCTGGTCCACCGATGAACGGTCCCGATGGCATGCAGCGCGGGCGTGGCAGAGGACGGGGCTGGAACGGTCCCGGACCGGGACCTTTTAGACCGCCTTATCAACGGATGCCTGGTCCAGGATTCGATGGACCTGGCCCAGGACCGCGGCCATTCTTTCCAAGGGGAGGAGGACCCGGCGGTCCGATGCGTGGACGCGGGCGCATGCGTGGTAAAGCTTGGATGATGTAA
- the LOC108067651 gene encoding regulation of nuclear pre-mRNA domain-containing protein 2 isoform X3 yields MTETFDEELFETRLEALKDTQEGIQQMSNWCLQHRSNHKKIIQCWLNVFKRVRVDHRLVLFYLANDVIQYSKRKRYEFVECWATALQRATTMVRDERVKDKILRIFKIWEQREIYNEEYLSDLSGLLNIAPPKKSQVDVSDEFQNATLIAQVRECVELAETTDKSMQKLPKPPTFEIEVIKQQLKDKSHSGDIEKEVERCVAFINAYNKNLQNEIKSRKAVLASIEAAKKFYEHQGKEVKVVASAYKSFGTRIKIVKRKLDETIPNLASPIPSPDVNAPSPERDADLQLPDENNLPINLFGGGLNGFTSYLDGGKLPFDINDFKRDSKDRGSAIEVIGSRSDDEAYVPSANFYKPEAISSSDSSSIPGLGGSAEYTPNPPLFGSSSQEQYVPPPPSHLYGGNGNGGGSGGQDNQYTPAPMPPPPLPPSLGPSGGSADDFNSTWNMSMSWTPLDSSLNSSGASSSSYANQSTPHSPPHFDRKGNSAAAPIEYNEHLHTNSAALGAEDVDHRTLQLPPAFDFGAKLGLSKDKSRQLVDIDHRNLISLTGSPGGAEKDFAGGDVDYRIVPNPSDEGIMAPPGNNYAKNKTSSPLKSNASSSSESDRVDGAARYDPADMVIDMDMSDDDIDDTLREPKEDNGEADPEANGALTPSRPVLLETPAEFINPWETNNSFMGPPLPDDEDQQQQQQHEQQQQELQQHHQQHQHQQQQPPWNQMNPMQMGGGGAPPPPRPPYGPPFPPFQRFPGPPMNGPDGMQRGRGRGRGWNGPGPGPFRPPYQRMPGPGFDGPGPGPRPFFPRGGGPGGPMRGRGRMRGKAWMM; encoded by the exons ATGACGGAAACCTTCGACGAGGAGCTGTTCGAGACGCGACTGGAGGCGCTAAAGGACACGCAGGAGGGTATCCAGCAGATGTCCAACTGGTGCCTGCAGCACCGCTCGAACCACAAGAAGATCATCCAGTGCTGGCTGAACGTCTTCAAAAGGG TTCGCGTGGACCATCGCCTGGTGCTCTTCTACCTGGCCAACGATGTCATCCAGTACAGCAAGCGCAAGCGCTACGAGTTCGTAGAGTGCTGGGCCACAGCCCTTCAAAGAGCCACCACCATGGTGCG CGACGAGCGCGTCAAAGACAAAATCCTGCGAATCTTCAAGATCTGGGAGCAGCGTGAGATTTACAACGAGGAGTACCTTAGCGACTTGAGCGGCCTGCTCAACATAGCGCCGCCCAAAAAGTCCCAGGTCGATGTGAGTGACGAGTTCCAGAACGCCACTCTGATAGCCCAGGTGAGGGAGTGCGTCGAACTGGCCGAGACCACCGACAAGAGCATGCAGAAGCTGCCCAAGCCGCCAACCTTCGAGATCGAGGTGATCAAGCAGCAGCTGAAGGACAAAAGCCACTCCGGGGACATCGAGAAGGAGGTGGAGCGGTGTGTGGCCTTCATCAATGCCTACAACAAGAACCTCCAGAACGAGATTAAGAGTCGGAAGGCGGTTTTGGCCAGTATTGAGGCGGCAAAAAAGTTCTACGAACACCAGGGCAAAGAAGTCAAGGTGGTGGCCAGT GCCTATAAAAGTTTTGGCACGCGCATTAAAATAGTGAAAAGAAAGCTGGACGAGACCATACCCAACCTGGCTAGCCCCATACCCTCGCCGGACGTAAATGCGCCCTCGCCCGAGCGCGATGCAGATCTCCAGTTGCCCGATGAAAATAATTTGCCCATA AACCTTTTCGGTGGCGGTCTTAATGGCTTCACAAGTTATCTGGATGGTGGCAAGCTGCCCTTTGACATCAACGACTTCAAGCGGGACTCGAAGGATCGGGGAAGTGCCATCGAAGTGATCGGTTCGCGATCGGATGACGAAGCCTATGTGCCGAGTGCCAATTTCTACAAGCCCGAGGCCATTTCCAGTTCCGACAGCAGCTCCATACCGGGCCTCGGTGGCTCCGCTGAATATACTCCCAATCCGCCCTTGTTTGGCTCGAGCAGCCAAGAGCAATATGTCCCGCCGCCGCCCTCACATCTTTACGGTGGCAACGGAAACGGCGGCGGCAGTGGCGGGCAGGACAACCAGTATACGCCTGCGCCGATGCCGCCGCCACCGCTGCCACCCTCTCTTGGACCCTCCGGTGGATCAGCGGATGATTTCAACAGCACCTGGAATATGAGCATGTCCTGGACGCCGCTGGACTCTAGCTTAAATAGCAGCGGAGCAAGCTCCTCCTCGTATGCGAACCAATCCACTCCCCACTCGCCGCCGCACTTTGACAGGAAAGGCAACTCCGCGGCCGCCCCCATCGAATATAACGAGCATTTGCATACCAATTCCGCAGCGCTGGGCGCCGAGGATGTGGACCATCGCACCCTGCAGCTGCCGCCGGCCTTCGATTTCGGTGCAAAGCTTGGTTTGAGCAAGGACAAGTCCAGGCAGCTAGTGGACATTGATCACAGGAATTTAATATCGCTTACTGGTTCTCCGGGCGGAGCAGAAAAg GACTTTGCTGGCGGCGATGTTGACTACCGCATTGTCCCAAATCCCAGTGATGAAGGCATCATGGCTCCCCCTGGGAATAACTATGCCAAAAACAAGACCAGCTCACCGCTTAAATCCAATGCCA GCTCCTCATCTGAATCGGATCGTGTGGATGGCGCTGCACGCTATGATCCTGCTGACATGGTAATCGATATGGACATGTCGGATGATGACATCGATGACACTTTAAGAG AACCCAAGGAAGATAATGGGGAAGCTGATCCCGAGGCCAATGGCGCCCTGACGCCTTCGCGACCGGTTTTGCTGGAAACTCCGGCTGAGTTTATTAATCCTTGGGAGACGAACAATAGTTTTATGGGACCACCATTGCCCGATGACGaggatcagcagcagcagcagcaacatgaacagcagcaacaagagctgcagcaacatcatcagcagcaccagcatcaacagcagcagccgcctTGGAACCAAATGAATCCCATGCAAATGGGAGGAGGGGGGGCACCGCCACCCCCGCGACCTCCATATGGACCACCCTTCCCGCCCTTTCAGCGTTTCCCTGGTCCACCGATGAACGGTCCCGATGGCATGCAGCGCGGGCGTGGCAGAGGACGGGGCTGGAACGGTCCCGGACCGGGACCTTTTAGACCGCCTTATCAACGGATGCCTGGTCCAGGATTCGATGGACCTGGCCCAGGACCGCGGCCATTCTTTCCAAGGGGAGGAGGACCCGGCGGTCCGATGCGTGGACGCGGGCGCATGCGTGGTAAAGCTTGGATGATGTAA